From Dioscorea cayenensis subsp. rotundata cultivar TDr96_F1 chromosome 13, TDr96_F1_v2_PseudoChromosome.rev07_lg8_w22 25.fasta, whole genome shotgun sequence, the proteins below share one genomic window:
- the LOC120274667 gene encoding uncharacterized protein LOC120274667 produces the protein MASRGQTSHPPLTHPPPPSWAQMKKYLMEKWVMIHDLQILDLPNGFLLIRCASHDDLQHLLTEGPWTLNGLTLQLTPWQPFFEPVFAKLSIAAVWVQLHNLLAELWDGESLDTITAHLGNLLKVDELTISLSRSKFTRVGDDTHRLFVVVLYKRLPMFCYTCGIIGHGTNSCSHATITGEDQTSPPLRVPWRPAVRPIQTEDVAAMRMEMDSTVVDPQELINPINSTPDPEFGSWMLVSRWRGHARGRGAVPRPDPASVGATDEENSVLSIPKAFYPEVLG, from the exons ATGGCGAGTAGGGGACAAACTTCCCATCCCCCGCTTACTCATCCCCCTCCTCCTTCTTGGGCTCAG ATGAAGAAGTATCTGATGGAAAAATGGGTGATGATTCatgatcttcaaattttggACCTTCCTAATGGATTTCTGTTAATCCGATGTGCCTCCCATGATGATTTGCAACATCTTCTCACTGAGGGGCCGTGGACTCTTAATGGTTTAACCCTTCAGTTGACCCCCTGGCAACCATTCTTTGAGCCGGTGTTTGCCAAACTCTCCATAGCTGCTGTTTGGGTGCAACTGCATAACCTGCTGGCTGAACTGTGGGATGGCGAATCCCTTGACACTATCACTGCTCACTTGGGTAATCTTTTGAAAGTCGATGAGCTTACTATATCTTTATCTAGATCTAAGTTCACCAGG GTCGGCGACGATACTCATCGGTTGTTTGTTGTGGTTCTGTATAAGAGGCTGCCTATGTTCTGTTACACTTGTGGGATCATCGGTCACGGAACCAATTCTTGTTCCCATGCGACAATAACCGGGGAGGATCAGACTTCTCCACCTCTCCGTGTTCCATGGAGACCGGCGGTACGTCCAATTCAGACTGAGGATGTTGCTGCTATGAGAATGGAGATGGATTCCACTGTTGTTGATCCCCAAGAATTGATTAATCCTATTAATTCTACTCCAGATCCTGAGTTCGGTTCTTGGATGCTAGTCTCTCGTTGGCGCGGTCATGCCCGGGGCCGTGGAGCTGTCCCTCGCCCTGATCCGGCATCCGTTGGTGCTACAGACGAGGAGAACAGTGTTCTTTCCATTCCCAAGGCGTTCTATCCTGAGGTACTTGGGTAG